TCCTCCGGCGCACGGCGGCTGGAAAGCGGGTTTCTCAGCGGACGGCCAGGAAGCCGCCGCCACGGACGGCGGCCCCGGAACCTCGGTCCCGGGGCCGCCGCCGTGCCGCCTGATTGTTTGAGCTAAACCGGATGGTCTGGGCTAAGCCGGAATGCTCCGGTTTAGGCCGAAACGGTTTGGGCTAGGCCGGAAGGTTCTGGCCTTCTCCGCTCCAGATATCATCTCCGCGCAGCGTGGCGTCAGCCCCACCGTCGGTGTAGATGGTCTGGCCGGTGGTGTGGGTGTTTTCCTCGCTCGTCAGCCAGGCCAGCAGCCGGGCAATGACCACGGGTTCGGAGTGGCCGTTCAGCGGCATCGGCACCGAGGAATCAACCATCTGGCGTCCCTCCGGCGTGGCCAGCAGCTCCTTGGTCATGGCGGAGAGGACAGTGCCCGGGGCAACGGCGTTCAGGGGAATGCCGGCACCTGCCCACTGTTCGGTAATGCTGGCGCGGCGCACCCAGCGGCTGAGGGCGCGCTTGGAGGACGGGTAGTTCAGGTATCCGACGCGCGGACCCTGCTCAGCCAGCGATGCACCAATTTCCAGGGCCCGTGCTTCGTCCCCGGCCAGCAGCGCCTCCACCAGTTCGGGGGAGTTGGGCTGCAGGGATGCCATGGAGCTGACAACTGCCGCCCGCGGTGCGTCACTCTTGGCCAGTGCCGGTGCCAGCAGTTCCAGGAACTCGGTCACGCCGAAGTAGTTCACGGCAACGGTGATGGGAGCAGGCGCGGAAATGCCGGCGCAGGCGATAACGGCGTCGACCCTGCCTCCCGCCAGCTCAAGTGCCTTGTCCGCGGCGGCGCGGCGGCCTTCCGGGGTGCTGAGGTCCGCTTCGACTTCTGCCCCCCGAAGATCCACGCCTACCACGGTGTAACCGCGTTCGCGCAGCAGTTCGGCAGTTGCGGCGCCGATTCCCGATCCTGATCCGGTAACAATATATGTACGTGTCATGCCTTCAGCTTACGCTGTAAACATGATCTGTCGCAGACCATTGTGAGGCGCGTGACGCGGCTCGCGCTCCGGGCCCCGGGAGGGGGCTGCGTTAGCCGCTGCAGCCCGCTCGGCCCGGCGTCGGGAACAGTTCCTGGAGGCGAGGGACCGGCAGTGGGGGTGGATTAGCCGGACAGCCTGGTTTGCCAATCCGGAGGCACGCGGCCGGCCGGCCCGGGGGCACTCTGGTTCAGCGGGTGGGACTCCGGCGGCGCCAGCGGAGGACCCTGGAAAACCGAACTGCTCCGGTAATCCCAGAACCAGTTCTCGCCCGGCTCATAGCTGCGGATGACCGGATGTCCCGTTGCCGCTTCGTGTGCTGTGGCATGCCGGTTGGGGGAGGAATCGCAACAGCCAATGTGGCCGCATTCAGCGCAGCGCCGCAGATGAAACCACCAGCTTCCCTCGGCCGTGCATTCCACGCAGCCGGGTCCGGAGGGTGGAACGGATACGTTGATGCCGGATGAATAATCCATGGGTCCTCGCTCCTTGTGAAGGTGCCTTCCGCGTTCCTCCACGGTAGCCAGTGGCCGGGGCTGCGAACAGCCCCCGAATGAGGCATGGCTCAACGGGTGGGGTTCACCAGGGGCCGGCTCAGCGAGGGTCCGGCCCGTTAGGAACTCACGCCCCGTCAATTGCGGCTGAAGGGGCTGATATCCGTCGGCCTGCTCCGGCGCGCGTCAGCGCTGGGTGCTTTGCCGGGCCACGAGTTCGGGGGTGAACCGCACCTGCCGGGGCGGAAGCGGCGCCTGCCCGAGCTGTTCCTGCAGGAGGGCCACGGCGGTCCGCCCAATTTCCTCCGCGGGCTGGCGGATCGAGGACAGGGGCACCACGGTGGACTGGGCAAAGTCGATGTCGTCGTAGCCGATCAAAGCCACGTCCTGCGGAACGCGCAGTCCGTTGATCAGCAGCAGGGACTGCAGGACGCCAACGGCCAGTAGATCGTTGGCGCAGAAGATCGCTTCCGGCAGCCTGTCCCTGCCCCGTTCCACCAGGTCCTGGCCAACGGCACGTCCGGCGAGGACGGTCATATCCGCGGCCGTGAGGACTTCGAGGGACGCCTCCGGAACCCGGGCGACGGCGTCGCGGGCCCCCTCGAGCCGGTCGGCAACCTGCCGGATGTCCGGAGATCCGCCGACAAAGGCCAGGCGCCGCCGGCCGGTATCCAACAGATGTTCGGCCGCCATGTATCCACCGGCGGCGTCATCCACGGAGACCGAGCTGTGCATCTTGGGGTCACCCTCGCTGTCCACCAGGACGGTGGCCACGCCGCGGTCCTGCAGGGAGCGGAGGCGGCTGGTGATGTCCCCGGCGGGCGATATCAGCACGCCCTGCACGCGCTGCTCCTCGAACAGGGTGACGTAGCGTGCTTCACGCTCCGGATTGCTGCCGCTGTTGCCGAGGATGATGTCCGCGCCGTGCCGGGTCGCCTCATTTTCCGCAGCCCGTGCAACGGCGGCAAAAAACGGGTTGGAGGAATCCAGGACAATCATGCCGATGGTCCGGCTCTGCCCGGCGCGCAGCTGGCGGGCCGCGTCATTGCGCACAAAGCCCAGGGCTTCGACGGCATTCATGACGCGCTCGAGGGTGGGCGGAGAGACCCGGTCGGGATGGTTGAGGACGTTCGAGACGGTTCCCACGGCCACGCCGGCGCGCGCAGCCACCTCTTTAATGCTCGCTGCCATTGGAACCCCCCGTATTTTTAGCCGGCATCTGTCTTGACAGCGTATCGCGGAAACCATAGGTTTGTTCCTATAAATGAAACGATTCAAGCACGATCGCTTGTTCCGCCGCCTTCCCCCCACCCGCGCTGTTCGGTACCCTCCCGTCCAGCGGCCCGGGCACGCGGCGGCCGTGGAATCGTCCCATCCGCCCAGCTTGGAGAACAGCCAATGACGTCACTGACCGACATCTTTCCCGCCCTGGAGGGCCTGGGCATCGAGGTCCCCTCATGGGCCTACGGAAATTCCGGCACCCGTTTCAAGGTCTTCGCGACCCCGGGCACGCCGCGCACCATCCAGGAAAAGATCGCGGATGCCGCCAAGGTTAATGAACTGACCGGGCTGGCACCCGCCGTCGCCCTGCACATTCCCTGGGACAAGGTTGATGACTACGCCGAGCTGGGCGCCTATGCCAAGGAACACAGCATTGCCCTCGGCACCGT
This genomic interval from Arthrobacter citreus contains the following:
- a CDS encoding SDR family oxidoreductase, which encodes MTRTYIVTGSGSGIGAATAELLRERGYTVVGVDLRGAEVEADLSTPEGRRAAADKALELAGGRVDAVIACAGISAPAPITVAVNYFGVTEFLELLAPALAKSDAPRAAVVSSMASLQPNSPELVEALLAGDEARALEIGASLAEQGPRVGYLNYPSSKRALSRWVRRASITEQWAGAGIPLNAVAPGTVLSAMTKELLATPEGRQMVDSSVPMPLNGHSEPVVIARLLAWLTSEENTHTTGQTIYTDGGADATLRGDDIWSGEGQNLPA
- a CDS encoding UBP-type zinc finger domain-containing protein, yielding MDYSSGINVSVPPSGPGCVECTAEGSWWFHLRRCAECGHIGCCDSSPNRHATAHEAATGHPVIRSYEPGENWFWDYRSSSVFQGPPLAPPESHPLNQSAPGPAGRVPPDWQTRLSG
- a CDS encoding LacI family DNA-binding transcriptional regulator; its protein translation is MAASIKEVAARAGVAVGTVSNVLNHPDRVSPPTLERVMNAVEALGFVRNDAARQLRAGQSRTIGMIVLDSSNPFFAAVARAAENEATRHGADIILGNSGSNPEREARYVTLFEEQRVQGVLISPAGDITSRLRSLQDRGVATVLVDSEGDPKMHSSVSVDDAAGGYMAAEHLLDTGRRRLAFVGGSPDIRQVADRLEGARDAVARVPEASLEVLTAADMTVLAGRAVGQDLVERGRDRLPEAIFCANDLLAVGVLQSLLLINGLRVPQDVALIGYDDIDFAQSTVVPLSSIRQPAEEIGRTAVALLQEQLGQAPLPPRQVRFTPELVARQSTQR